Part of the Lucilia cuprina isolate Lc7/37 chromosome 5, ASM2204524v1, whole genome shotgun sequence genome is shown below.
attcgagtttaaatggtctccaccaggttatatcgtgagtattctatgatctccaccaataaaaaacataacctcactctgaggtaaaacgaaagcacgcatttaatgaagacaacgcataacttagaacagttatacgaagtagtgcattaaattagtgcggggtgagaagtaattccgtcgaaagcccagcaaaaagcacaagcctgaccgtccttaagaaataaaaacgatgacgcgagagttgttcccctaCTCAGACCTAAATTACAACTgttgaacaatttaaaaaaaattttcatttcagtaATACATACTTTCAAATAGACGTTAAAAACGCCTCAAATTTCACCCGATGGGCAACTTTACAAAGTCCCGCCTTTTAAATATACATCTGGCATCACttcagtaaaaaaaatgttgtccgCCGGTGCCGTTCTTTTAGTTTAATCGTTtacaaatgtgaatttttattgaagaaaaagtgaaaacaaaaatattttaaattaaaattaaacaaattaataaaaaccacACAAAATGCCGCGTATTATGATAAAGGGTGGTGTGTGGCGTAACACCGAGGTAAGTTTAGTTGGACACAAAAATTATTGCAACAACTAAAGCACATTGATTTTCATTCATCTCACaacaaaatttcacaaattaCAGGATGAAATCCTTAAAGCCGCTGTTATGAAATATGGCAAAAATCAATGGTCACGTATTGCCTCTTTGCTACATCGTAAAAGTGCCAAACAATGTAAGGCTCGCTGGTATGAATGGTTGGATCCTAGTATCAAAAAGACCGAATGGTCGCGTGAAGAAGATGAGAAATTATTACATTTGGCCAAACTAATGCCAACACAGTGGCGTACCATAGCGCCTATAATAGGCAGGACAGCGGCTCAGTGTTTGGAACGTTATGAGTATCTATTGTAAGTTGAAATGTTGATATTGAGCAGTTTCTACAATCTAATGGTTTTCATTTCGTTAAAACAGAGATCAAGCTCAACGTAAAGAAGATGGAGAAGATGCCGCTGACGACCCACGAAAATTGAAACCGGGTGAAATTGATCCCAATCCTGAAACAAAACCAGCTAGACCAGATCCCAAGGATATGGATGAAGATGGTatagtttgttataaaaattgaacaattttttattgacttgcgttttgtttttcgtttttagaGCTGGAAATGTTATCAGAAGCTCGTGCTCGTTTGGCCAATACCCAAGGTAAGAAAGCCAAACGTAAGGCTAGAGAAAAACAATTAGAAGAAGCTCGCCGTTTGGCTGCTTTACAAAAGAGACGTGAATTGCGTGCTGCTGGCATAGGTAGTGGCAAACCTAAACGTGTCAAGGGCATTGATTACAATGCCGAAATACCCTTTGAAAAAAGACCCGCCTTGGGTTTCTATGACACTTCCGAAGAACGTATTGATCCCAATGATCCGGATTTCAATAGAATGCGTCAACAAGATTTAGATGGTGAACTACGTTCGGAAAAAGAAGAACGCGAGcgaaaaaaagacaaacaaaagCTAAAGCAACGCAAAGAAAATGATATGCCTATGGCTATGTTACAGAATCTAGAACCAGAACGTAAACGTTCTAAACTAGTGCTACCCACTCCACAAATTTCCGATCAAGAATTACAACAAGTTGTTAAATTGGGTCGTGCCAGTGAGGTGGCCAAAGAGGTGGCTATTGAAAGTGGCATAGAAACTAATGATGCTTTATTAGCTGATTACTCCATAACGCCACAAGTAACGGCTACACCACGTACGCCCGCACCCTATACTGACCGCATTATGCAAGAAGCTCAAAATATTATGGCTCTAACACATGTAGAGACCCCGCTTAAGGGTGGTTTGAATACACCTTTACACGATCCAGATTTCTCAAGTACTATTCCAAAAGGTTCTACTATTGCTACACCGAATACTGTCATCGCTACACCATTTAGGTgagtacttttttctataatttttatttagttttcattttattttttgcacttAATCTTGCATTGGACAATTGTAAGTTGACGTTTTAACTGAAAAACTAAgtttaaaaagagaaagaagtagtttttttatatgaagttGGAGAGAATggttaatttttgaatttaaactttaaatacgaTTTACATTATAATAAGACGATAAAGCTTAGGTCCATATTA
Proteins encoded:
- the LOC111677241 gene encoding cell division cycle 5-like protein, whose product is MPRIMIKGGVWRNTEDEILKAAVMKYGKNQWSRIASLLHRKSAKQCKARWYEWLDPSIKKTEWSREEDEKLLHLAKLMPTQWRTIAPIIGRTAAQCLERYEYLLDQAQRKEDGEDAADDPRKLKPGEIDPNPETKPARPDPKDMDEDELEMLSEARARLANTQGKKAKRKAREKQLEEARRLAALQKRRELRAAGIGSGKPKRVKGIDYNAEIPFEKRPALGFYDTSEERIDPNDPDFNRMRQQDLDGELRSEKEERERKKDKQKLKQRKENDMPMAMLQNLEPERKRSKLVLPTPQISDQELQQVVKLGRASEVAKEVAIESGIETNDALLADYSITPQVTATPRTPAPYTDRIMQEAQNIMALTHVETPLKGGLNTPLHDPDFSSTIPKGSTIATPNTVIATPFRTQRGNENGTPGGFATPMSSALLPVGKTPRTDGSQTVAMVRDKLSINPEENINVGETPALYKNYQKQLKNTLREGLATLPTPRNDYEIVVPDQGNEDDPMDSSDANAIVEDQADVDARIVAEQEAKRKRELEKRSQVIQRSLPRPTEVNTKILRPPTDKQNLTELQKAEELIKHEMITMLLYDSTKDPVPGQSQAKMDQLQSYFKSNPYEEVSKEELDMAKQMLAEEMEVVKDGMGHGDLALDVYSQVWEECLGQVLYLPSQNRYTRANLASKKDRLESAERRLEQNRRHMAKEAKRCGKIEKKLKILTGGYQARAQALIKQLQDTYEQIEQNTLALSTFKFLAEQESVAIPRRLESLQEDVRRQMEREKELQSKYGKLQETLEELQLNN